Genomic segment of Nitrosopumilaceae archaeon AB1(1):
ATACTATTTGGGTTTTATTTCATTTGTACACACTATGGTATTATGTTGGTGCTAAATATGGTTTTGAAAGTTTGAGTGATAAAAAATTATTGTGTTACTATACCACGTTTCATTAAAATCTCTGTGGTTGTAGGTGTCAGACATACTGCTGAATTATCAGATACTTTGAATGCTAATTCTTTATCACTACCACAAACTACATCCATTGGTTTAACGTTATATTTCTCCATTTGTTTTTTTGGTGATTTAACTTCCATCATCATATTGTCTTCCATCATCATCTCATCACCCATCATCATATTATCTTCCATCATCATCTCATCACCCATCATCATATTATCTTCCATCATCATCTCATCACCCATCATCATATTATCTTCCATCATCATCTCATCACCCATCATCATATTATCTTCCATCATCATCTCATCACCCATCATCATATTATCTTCCATCATCATCTCATCACCCATCATCATATTATCTTCCATCATCATCTCATCACCCATCATCATATTATCTTCCATCATCATCTCATCACCCATCATCATATTATCTTCCATCATCATCATTTCACCAAACATTTTCATATAATCGTCATCATGATGTAGTGCTTTTACATCAATAAATGGACAGTTTACAACAAATTCAGGTGTACTAATTGTTACATCACCTTGTGCTCCTTTGGCACTTACATCTTCAAATGACATTATTTCGATAGGAGTTGTATCATTGGCCCATGTTGCTTTCAAAATTCTCCACAATGGACTGTAAAATTCATCACCTATATTCGTCGAACCTATGCTAGGTTGAAAACCTGCAGGACCCACACCTTCAATTCCATTTGTGAATACAACTAGATCTGAAGAGCCTAGGAATAATGTTTCTGAAAGTTTTGGTACAAGAGGTATGCCTAAATCNTCCACTGGACCTTCTGCAGATGCGTCAGTAGCAATATAGAATATTACTTTGTTATCAAAATAACCCTTGTGACCTACAAATACAACATATCCTTCTTCAGTATTTATCTCTAAAATTTGTCCGCCACCATATGATGTATCATCAGTTAGCGTCATGTTTTCTCTGATCTGCATTTGACCATCACTCCATTTTATAAATGGACAATTTACAACAAGTCCTGGAGCTTCAATTGATAATTTGCCGTTGTTAACTGCATCTAGAATCGCTTCTTCTGATTTTAACTCCTCTACACTTGCATCTTCTGTCCAAGTGACAACATTGACATTCCATAATGGACTATACCCTTCATCTCCTGGTTCTGAATCTGCAACATTTGGTTGAAAACCAAGTGCTCCGATTCCTTTGATTCCATTTGAAAATACATAAATTTCTGCTAGTGCAGATTCTGGTACACGTGCAAGTTCAGGTGTATATGTTACAGGAAATCCAGTAAAATTGTAGAGATCATTTGCTATTTTTTCTATAGATGCCTCAGTTGAAATGTAAAATACTTCATTACCATCAACATAACCCATTGTTAGTGGTATGTAAATTGGGATATTTGCAGAATGATCTTCCATCATTTTATTGTGCATCATAGAGTCGTCATCTGGCGTTGCGCTTACTGAAACCGTAGATATGACAAATAATAGTGTGAAAAGTGGTATTAATGCTAATTTATTCATAAACTTAACAATCAATTTTCACATATATACTTTTTGTAATTTTATTGTTAAATTTTAGAGTTTATGAGATTTATACAAGAATTATGATTTCTAATATGACAAATTTCAACGAAATATTTGTTAAAAATATATATTTTGATGAATAGATTAACATTTAGTTTTACTTTCTCTTAGTAATATGGAGTCAGTTTTTTTATGCATGCAATAAAAAAATTCGACCTGATATCTGATTTTAAACCAATTCCTGAACAAACTCGAGCCATTAATGATTTAACAAAAGGACTTGGGAAACAAATGGTTCAGACTCTACTGGGTGTAACTGGTAGTGGTAAAACCTTTACTGTGGCAAACACTATATCTAATGTTGGGAAAAACACACTCATCATCTCACATAATAAAACACTTGCAGCTGAGCTATACACGGAACTGAAGAATTTTTTCCCCAACAATAATGTAGGATATTTTGTTAGTTATTATGATTATTATCAACCCGAAGGTTATATTCCTCAAACTGATACGTATATAGAAAAAGATACTCAAATTAATGAAAAGATTGAAAAAATGAGATTAGAATCAACTGCGATGCTACTTTCTGGTGAACCTACAATCATTATTTCTACTGTATCCTGCATCTACTCACTTGGAAATCCTGTAGATTGGGAACAAATGTCTATAAAATTAAAACAAGGAGATGTCATAAAACGAAATGAACTTTTGATACAATTAATCACAGCTCGATATCAGAGAAATGATACTAATCTAGTACCTGGAAACTTTAGAGTAAGAGGCGATACTATAGACATCATACCTGCATACTCTCAAGATATTGTACGTGTGTCTATGTTTGGTGATGAGATTGAACGATTATCAATACTACATCCTATCACAAACAAGGAGAAGAATAGAATAAATGAGATAAAATTATATCCTGCTAAACACTATCTCATCGATAAAGATGTACAAGAAAATGCTATTATTTCAATAAAAAAAGAGCTTCAAGATAGATTAAAAGTACTAAGTGATTTAAAACGTGAAAGACTAGAGAGTAGAACAAAATATGATTTAGAGATGATAGAGGAGATGGGTTATTGCTCCGGTATTGAGAATTATTCGAGACATTTTGATGGTAGGGACTTGGGGGAACCCGCATTTTGTTTATTGGACTTTTTTGGTCAAGATTACATAATCATTATCGATGAATCGCATGTGACTTTACCACAACTTCATGCCATGTACAAGGGTGATCATTCTAGAAAAAAAGAATTGATAAATCATGGATTTCGACTTCCCAGCGTGTATGATAACCGTCCATTAAAATTTGAAGAATTTGAAAAATATATAAAATCAAATACTATCTTTGTATCTGCCACACCATCTGAGTATGAGCAAAAAAATTCTACAAAAATTGTACATCAAGTATTACGTCCTACTGGTCTGTTAGACCCCCCAATTCAGATTAGATCACGAGAGAATCAAATGGATGATTTGTTATTAGAAATCAAAAAATCTGTAAAGTGTGATCAACGTGTTTTAATCACTACTTTGACTAAAAGAATGGCTGAAGATTTGGCAGAATATTTATCGAAAAAAAATATTGCAGTCCGTTACATGCATTCAGAAATTGACGGATTAGAGAGGACTGAAATAATCAGACAATTACGTTTGGGGGAATTTGACGTTTTGGTTGGAATCAATCTACTTCGAGAGGGTCTAGATATGCCAGAGGTGGCACTTGTGGCAATTTTAGATGCCGATAAAGAAGGATTTTTACGCAACTCTACTAGTCTAATTCAGACCTTTGGTAGGGCAGCTAGGAACAAACATGGTAGGGTCATAATGTATGCAGACACTAAAACTAAATCTATGAATATCGCAATTGCCACTACAGATGCTAGGCGTAAAAAACAGATAGATTATAACAAAAAACATGGGATCACTCCCACTAGTATAATAAAACCAATTCCTGAACAACCAGATAAAATCGCTTATGATATCAAAAGTAAAACTAATCATCAATTGGAAAAAGATATTATTGTAATGGAGAAGAAGATGAATAACGCTGCTGAAGAATTGGACTTTGAGTTCAGCTATAAAATATCGTGAAGTATTAACAAAATTGAAAA
This window contains:
- the uvrB gene encoding excinuclease ABC subunit UvrB, with product MHAIKKFDLISDFKPIPEQTRAINDLTKGLGKQMVQTLLGVTGSGKTFTVANTISNVGKNTLIISHNKTLAAELYTELKNFFPNNNVGYFVSYYDYYQPEGYIPQTDTYIEKDTQINEKIEKMRLESTAMLLSGEPTIIISTVSCIYSLGNPVDWEQMSIKLKQGDVIKRNELLIQLITARYQRNDTNLVPGNFRVRGDTIDIIPAYSQDIVRVSMFGDEIERLSILHPITNKEKNRINEIKLYPAKHYLIDKDVQENAIISIKKELQDRLKVLSDLKRERLESRTKYDLEMIEEMGYCSGIENYSRHFDGRDLGEPAFCLLDFFGQDYIIIIDESHVTLPQLHAMYKGDHSRKKELINHGFRLPSVYDNRPLKFEEFEKYIKSNTIFVSATPSEYEQKNSTKIVHQVLRPTGLLDPPIQIRSRENQMDDLLLEIKKSVKCDQRVLITTLTKRMAEDLAEYLSKKNIAVRYMHSEIDGLERTEIIRQLRLGEFDVLVGINLLREGLDMPEVALVAILDADKEGFLRNSTSLIQTFGRAARNKHGRVIMYADTKTKSMNIAIATTDARRKKQIDYNKKHGITPTSIIKPIPEQPDKIAYDIKSKTNHQLEKDIIVMEKKMNNAAEELDFEFSYKIS